From the genome of Ignavibacteriales bacterium, one region includes:
- a CDS encoding S9 family peptidase codes for MIKKCFLFTTMFLILASITSAQKSAFTIEDIYKIKNVGSQVISHDGTKIAFTVTATDLHKSKSNTDIYLMNTDGSDIKQLTTNPAADYNPIWSIDDKGIYFVSTRDGSEQVYHLSLLGGEATQITKYGLGISSPKLSENGKYFLFTAQVFPECGADENCNKKISQAMESGPVQAHLADSLFIRHWTEYADGQYTHLFVYDIEKKSVSDVTPGYFDSPAFAAGGSSNYSFSPDSKEITFDSKRVSHPESSTNVDVWVVSADGTGLKNITAANQGSDSNPKYSPDGKYIAYQTQIVPGYESDKIRLAIYDRKNGTSKIITEAFDNWVNDFEWSNDSKSIYFTGHEKGYQPLFKINIETLEIKKIIENLAISSFTLSPQNDFIVYTYSYVYKPVDIARFDFKKSEKRDLTFFNKEIEEKVDIRPAEQVWVKGADGTPIHLFIVKPHNFDPAKKYPLVINVHGGPQMQWMDSFRADWQVYPGAGYIVAFPNPHGSTGYGQKFTAAISSDWDGKVYQDVMKVTDYLENLPYVDKKRIGAMGWSYGGYFMNLLQAKTRRYKCLASMMGIYDLTEFKDETEELWFANWDLKSKTNNPNDYEKMSPSKYLENFATPTLIITGERDYRIPYTQSIRYFTELQKKGIDSRLIIFKNDGHWPSGLKSMPLYYNSHLEWFHKYLGGDPAPWDSKKLVRNLQFE; via the coding sequence ATGATAAAGAAGTGTTTCTTGTTTACAACAATGTTTTTGATTTTAGCCTCAATTACTTCAGCTCAGAAAAGCGCTTTCACAATTGAGGATATTTATAAAATAAAAAATGTCGGCTCGCAAGTAATTTCACACGATGGCACAAAGATCGCATTTACGGTTACTGCAACTGATTTACACAAATCGAAATCCAATACCGACATTTACCTAATGAACACTGACGGTTCGGACATAAAACAGTTAACAACAAATCCCGCAGCCGATTACAACCCAATTTGGAGTATTGACGATAAAGGAATTTATTTTGTATCAACACGCGACGGATCGGAACAAGTTTATCATTTGTCACTGTTGGGTGGAGAAGCAACTCAAATTACGAAATACGGATTGGGTATTTCTTCTCCTAAACTATCTGAGAACGGAAAATATTTTTTATTTACCGCGCAGGTTTTTCCGGAGTGCGGTGCTGATGAAAACTGCAATAAGAAAATTAGTCAGGCAATGGAGAGCGGACCGGTTCAAGCCCACTTAGCAGACAGTCTTTTTATTAGACATTGGACCGAATATGCAGACGGACAGTATACTCATCTCTTTGTTTATGATATAGAAAAGAAAAGTGTCTCTGATGTAACTCCCGGTTATTTCGATTCACCTGCATTTGCGGCAGGCGGAAGCAGCAACTATTCATTCTCTCCCGATTCAAAAGAAATCACATTCGATTCCAAAAGAGTATCGCACCCGGAATCGTCAACAAATGTTGATGTATGGGTAGTCTCTGCCGACGGAACCGGATTAAAAAATATTACAGCAGCGAACCAAGGTTCGGATTCCAATCCAAAATATTCTCCGGATGGCAAATATATTGCTTATCAAACCCAAATTGTCCCGGGTTATGAATCCGATAAAATCCGGCTTGCGATTTACGATAGAAAAAACGGAACAAGTAAAATTATAACTGAAGCATTTGATAATTGGGTGAACGATTTTGAATGGTCGAACGATTCCAAATCAATTTATTTTACCGGACACGAAAAAGGATACCAGCCATTATTCAAAATCAATATTGAGACACTTGAGATTAAAAAAATAATTGAGAACCTGGCGATATCAAGTTTCACTCTTTCTCCCCAAAATGATTTTATTGTTTACACATATTCTTACGTTTACAAACCAGTTGATATTGCCCGGTTCGATTTTAAAAAATCCGAGAAACGAGATCTCACTTTTTTCAATAAAGAGATTGAGGAGAAAGTTGATATCAGACCAGCAGAGCAGGTGTGGGTTAAAGGTGCTGATGGAACTCCAATTCATTTATTCATTGTGAAGCCGCACAATTTTGATCCGGCGAAAAAATATCCCCTTGTTATAAATGTTCACGGCGGTCCGCAAATGCAATGGATGGATTCGTTTCGTGCCGACTGGCAGGTATATCCCGGCGCCGGTTATATAGTTGCTTTTCCCAATCCTCATGGTTCAACAGGTTACGGGCAAAAATTTACCGCAGCTATTTCAAGTGACTGGGATGGTAAAGTTTATCAGGATGTAATGAAAGTAACGGACTATCTTGAAAATCTTCCTTATGTCGACAAGAAAAGAATAGGCGCGATGGGATGGTCGTACGGTGGCTACTTCATGAATCTTCTTCAGGCAAAAACAAGAAGGTATAAATGCCTTGCATCGATGATGGGAATTTATGACCTGACTGAATTTAAAGATGAAACGGAAGAATTATGGTTCGCAAATTGGGATTTAAAATCGAAAACGAATAACCCGAATGATTACGAAAAAATGTCGCCTAGTAAATACTTAGAAAATTTTGCAACACCCACACTAATAATTACCGGAGAAAGAGATTACCGGATTCCTTACACACAAAGCATCCGCTACTTTACGGAATTGCAGAAGAAAGGAATTGATTCGAGATTAATAATTTTTAAAAACGATGGGCATTGGCCGAGTGGTTTGAAATCGATGCCGCTTTATTATAACTCTCATCTGGAATGGTTTCATAAATATTTAGGTGGTGACCCCGCACCATGGGACAGTAAAAAACTCGTGAGAAATCTTCAGTTTGAATAA
- a CDS encoding efflux RND transporter periplasmic adaptor subunit, whose protein sequence is MKNKIFLIISLIVLVLIGCSEQKEENVEKTVPVKIYKVKSESISKYIRSTGSVKSDEDVIVYSKVAEHVKKINVTPGQAVKQNQILVEQKNEILRQGLDIASAALKTAEAQAKLSALDFERMNQLHSQKAISPQQYDQAKTAKEATDHSLEQAKSMYEQAKELYENSFVKAPFNGVVAALYVENNQSINIGQPVVQVISPSKMKSKIYLTGEDVHNVKAGQRVSVKFPTIPGVEFDGRVDKINTSIDQTSKSMEVEIEILSKDSRIKSGMFGEFLIETKNIANSLVVPEVSLIPQTEIKIDRETGLQNTFKKYYLFIIEKNKAKMKEVKTGIANNGQIEIMNGLNIGDSVIIVGQNIVKEGQTVNVIE, encoded by the coding sequence ATGAAGAACAAAATATTTTTAATAATTTCTTTGATTGTATTAGTCTTGATCGGGTGTTCGGAACAAAAAGAAGAGAATGTTGAAAAAACTGTACCGGTAAAAATTTATAAAGTTAAATCGGAATCGATTTCAAAGTACATAAGGTCGACCGGTTCAGTGAAGAGCGATGAAGATGTAATTGTTTACAGCAAAGTTGCCGAACATGTTAAGAAAATTAATGTAACACCGGGACAGGCTGTTAAGCAAAATCAAATTCTTGTTGAACAAAAAAATGAAATCCTTAGGCAAGGATTGGATATTGCAAGCGCAGCATTAAAAACTGCGGAAGCACAGGCAAAATTGTCTGCATTAGATTTTGAACGAATGAATCAACTTCATTCTCAAAAAGCAATTAGCCCACAGCAGTACGACCAGGCAAAAACCGCCAAGGAAGCTACCGATCATTCATTAGAGCAAGCAAAATCTATGTATGAACAGGCTAAAGAGTTGTACGAAAATAGTTTTGTAAAAGCTCCTTTTAACGGCGTAGTTGCAGCGTTATATGTCGAAAACAATCAGAGTATTAATATTGGTCAACCGGTTGTTCAGGTAATTTCACCTTCAAAGATGAAGTCGAAAATTTACTTGACTGGTGAGGATGTTCATAATGTTAAAGCCGGTCAAAGAGTTAGTGTTAAATTTCCTACAATTCCAGGTGTGGAATTTGACGGCAGAGTAGATAAAATAAATACTTCAATCGATCAGACGTCAAAATCAATGGAAGTTGAAATTGAGATTCTCTCAAAAGACAGTAGAATAAAATCCGGTATGTTCGGTGAATTTTTAATTGAGACGAAAAATATTGCTAATAGTTTAGTTGTCCCTGAAGTTTCTTTAATCCCCCAGACTGAAATCAAAATTGATAGAGAAACAGGTTTGCAAAACACATTTAAAAAATACTATTTGTTTATAATTGAGAAAAACAAAGCAAAGATGAAAGAAGTAAAAACGGGAATTGCAAATAACGGACAAATAGAGATAATGAACGGACTTAATATTGGCGACTCGGTAATAATTGTTGGGCAGAATATTGTCAAGGAAGGTCAGACTGTTAATGTAATTGAATAA
- a CDS encoding TetR/AcrR family transcriptional regulator: protein MSDSKEHILETAFSLFLQKSFKEVTMNEIVNATGLSKGAFYHYFPSKEKLFFEIVDTFYFKNMMIDYGILNKNSLFEFYHDYIDQQKKVLGELKEILKNWDEGVNINYFTILFDSMNLFPGFKDKMMEVLNDELKTWTKVIESSRNKKEFSSPMTDEQIARMFIYSNNGISLRLLLEGKVGNLFPEILTLWDNFYKELKD from the coding sequence ATGAGCGATTCAAAAGAACATATACTTGAAACAGCATTTAGTCTCTTCTTACAAAAGAGTTTCAAAGAAGTGACGATGAATGAAATTGTAAATGCGACGGGACTTTCCAAAGGTGCTTTTTATCATTACTTCCCTAGTAAGGAAAAGTTGTTCTTTGAAATTGTCGATACCTTCTATTTCAAGAATATGATGATTGACTACGGCATACTAAATAAGAATTCACTTTTTGAATTCTATCATGATTACATCGATCAACAAAAGAAAGTTCTGGGTGAATTAAAAGAAATTCTTAAGAACTGGGATGAAGGTGTAAACATCAATTATTTTACAATACTTTTTGATTCAATGAATCTCTTTCCGGGCTTTAAAGATAAAATGATGGAAGTTCTAAACGATGAACTAAAGACGTGGACGAAAGTCATTGAATCATCAAGAAACAAAAAAGAGTTTTCCTCGCCAATGACTGACGAACAAATTGCCCGTATGTTTATTTATTCAAATAACGGTATCAGTTTACGTCTTCTCTTAGAGGGCAAGGTGGGGAATTTATTTCCGGAAATACTTACACTCTGGGATAATTTTTATAAAGAACTTAAGGACTGA
- a CDS encoding M1 family aminopeptidase: MQRYFLGFILFLISFASVFPQDAADFCSKGKIKAFARLNKTSHVLYPGDSNINVTYYKLNLTVTTNPNFLNGIITVKARPANSSINSFYLDLVNALHVSSVKLDGINLNFSQPSGSNHLVINLDKTYALGEEFSVDITYGGRPTSGSGFISQASFSFRDSTSSFYKTVVSSLSEPYGARDWWPSKDTPADKVDSSDVWITADKFFVSVSNGSLEGTVDNSDGTRTYKWKNHYPIANYLISIAMTNYQTINDQFEYEPGKFLPVVHYCYPERIDNTRRNAVAKTIDMLKIFSQKFGPYPYLKEKYGHAEFGWGGGMEHQTITSMGSGAMSYETYIAHELAHQWFGDKVTCKDWQNIWLNEGFATYCEKLYWLYEYDQPTFNSVVNNMFASAKTAQGTIYVQNINDERQIFNSARSYNKGGSVLHMLRGIVGDDKFFQIMREYANEPGLAYNVATTEDFQRVAERVYGQSLDYFFKEWIYGENYPNYFAEWSYNSDVNGTYKITLKLTQTANSNPKFFTMPIQILITTTHGTSRQTLINNSQIQTFDLTVDDKPTSIQIDPDNWILKNISGIVSLENDDLLPGIYSLNQNYPNPFNSETLIRYNLATGGHISLTVYDELGSLITKIVDEIKPKGLYEEKFDAKKFNLSSGTYFYTLQTDSFTETKKMILLK; encoded by the coding sequence ATGCAAAGATATTTTCTTGGGTTTATTCTTTTTTTAATTTCTTTCGCTTCTGTATTTCCCCAAGATGCTGCCGATTTTTGTTCTAAGGGAAAGATAAAAGCGTTTGCCCGGTTGAATAAAACATCTCACGTTTTATATCCCGGTGACAGCAACATAAATGTTACCTATTACAAATTGAATTTGACAGTAACAACCAATCCAAATTTTTTAAATGGAATTATAACTGTTAAAGCCCGTCCGGCTAATTCTTCCATCAACTCATTCTATCTGGATTTGGTAAATGCGTTACATGTTTCATCTGTTAAATTAGACGGAATAAATTTGAATTTTTCTCAACCATCCGGCAGCAACCATCTTGTAATAAATCTTGATAAAACTTACGCACTGGGTGAAGAATTCTCTGTGGACATCACCTATGGAGGTAGACCAACAAGCGGTTCCGGGTTTATAAGTCAAGCTTCATTTTCTTTTCGCGATAGCACATCATCCTTTTATAAAACGGTAGTATCTTCATTGAGTGAGCCTTATGGCGCAAGAGATTGGTGGCCAAGTAAAGATACACCCGCCGATAAAGTTGATTCATCAGACGTTTGGATAACAGCCGATAAATTTTTTGTCTCTGTTTCAAACGGATCATTGGAAGGAACTGTTGATAATTCCGATGGAACAAGAACTTATAAATGGAAAAATCATTATCCCATCGCAAATTATTTGATTTCGATTGCGATGACAAACTATCAAACAATTAATGATCAGTTTGAATACGAACCTGGAAAATTTCTTCCGGTGGTGCATTATTGCTATCCTGAAAGAATAGATAATACAAGAAGAAATGCCGTTGCAAAAACTATTGATATGCTAAAAATCTTTTCTCAAAAATTTGGACCTTATCCGTATTTAAAAGAGAAATACGGTCATGCGGAATTTGGCTGGGGCGGCGGAATGGAACACCAGACAATTACTTCAATGGGTAGCGGTGCTATGAGTTACGAGACTTACATCGCTCACGAATTGGCTCATCAATGGTTCGGCGATAAAGTAACATGCAAAGATTGGCAGAACATTTGGCTGAATGAAGGATTCGCTACTTATTGCGAAAAGCTTTACTGGCTGTATGAATATGATCAACCGACTTTTAATTCTGTTGTAAACAACATGTTCGCTTCTGCTAAAACTGCGCAAGGAACAATATATGTTCAGAACATTAACGATGAAAGACAAATTTTTAATTCTGCCAGATCTTACAACAAAGGCGGTTCTGTTCTTCACATGCTGCGCGGAATTGTAGGTGATGATAAATTTTTCCAAATCATGCGTGAGTATGCAAATGAACCCGGACTTGCATACAACGTTGCGACAACAGAAGATTTTCAACGGGTTGCTGAAAGAGTTTATGGTCAAAGTTTAGATTATTTTTTCAAGGAGTGGATTTACGGTGAGAATTACCCGAATTATTTTGCAGAATGGAGTTATAATTCCGATGTGAACGGTACATATAAGATTACTCTTAAGCTAACTCAAACAGCAAATTCGAATCCAAAATTTTTTACAATGCCAATTCAGATATTAATTACAACCACGCACGGAACAAGCAGACAAACGTTAATCAATAATTCACAAATACAAACATTCGATCTAACTGTCGACGACAAACCAACTTCAATTCAGATTGATCCGGATAATTGGATTTTAAAAAACATTTCCGGAATTGTTTCTTTAGAAAATGATGATCTACTGCCGGGCATCTATTCACTCAATCAAAATTATCCTAATCCGTTTAATTCCGAAACTCTCATTCGTTATAATCTGGCAACCGGCGGACATATTTCATTAACAGTGTATGACGAACTTGGAAGCCTAATAACTAAAATAGTTGACGAGATAAAACCTAAGGGCTTGTATGAAGAAAAATTCGATGCAAAGAAATTCAATTTATCAAGCGGAACTTACTTTTATACTTTGCAAACTGATAGTTTCACTGAAACGAAAAAAATGATTTTACTTAAATAA
- a CDS encoding efflux RND transporter permease subunit, producing the protein MLLTKFSIKRQITLVMIYAVVILFSFFSFSQLKIDFFPDITFPFAGVITSYTGVGPEDIENLITKPVEETVSSVKNIAKVSSQSFKGSSVVMLEFKYGTDMDIAENDIRKNLDYIRDFLPTDATEPVVFVFDPSMMPIGYFSISSPYLGPAEIRRLAEEKIEPLLERVDGVASVQTMGGQQRQINVSINPVLLASYDLSPNDVLLTIQQGSGLQPAGTIQTKGKNYNLRVLSEYLSLDQIKKSIITYKNGVPVYISDVANVEDGYKENTNEVRADYGEGVMLFVMKQSDANTVLTSRNIKKALPDIIAGLPQGTKLSQMWDQSEFIMQSVNNLKNSAIIAFVLSFVVIYFFLRNIRGSIIMGISIPLSVIATFAVMYAANITLNIISMAGLALAIGMLVDNSIVVLENIYRHQEMEKNLIESADVGTTEVGMAITASTLTTISVFVPVLFVPNITGQLFKDMVLTISYSLIVSLIVAVTIVPMMATRILKLETKKKENRFTRIKDKMGDWLIRFTNWYSRILHWSIYHRKTILISVTVLFILSCGLAALLGGEFLPKSDQGIIDVMMESPSGTPIEQTRIYAYKIEDIVKEVVNKEEVESLSIFYGEREGIAAFGTTASTIELFLKLTPKEKRKTSQFEIQDRLRKKFDQMPGVTYTFMENAAFTTEKDIEVKVLGFDVAGAKVIANELKSKMEKVKGLVDISLNTKEETPELQVHLNKDLLNHYNLSTLQVAGNISTAIQGKVASQFREKSDEYNIYVQFAKEYRNKKESLEQIELAIPTGGRIKLKDVAAIVEEQSSPTIYRENQNRFVSVGCGLSGIDLSAAVIEIKKIIADTPVPSDYQIILGGTAEDQQEAFFYLGLAFIAAVLLVYMIMASQFESFVDPLIIMFTVPLSIIGVFIFLAITGTKLGVMALVGIVMLVGIAVNNGIVLVDYINQQRHKGMELYEAVEFSGKARMRPVLMTALTTILGMVPLAIEMGSGSETWSPLARAVIGGLTATTVLTLVVIPVLYIDFEHAGQRVKNYFKNRRNKRQSLLEA; encoded by the coding sequence ATGCTACTAACAAAATTTTCTATTAAAAGGCAGATTACACTCGTAATGATTTATGCAGTTGTAATTTTATTTAGTTTCTTCTCCTTTTCGCAATTAAAAATTGATTTCTTCCCGGATATAACTTTTCCGTTTGCTGGTGTAATTACAAGTTACACGGGTGTAGGACCTGAAGACATTGAAAACTTGATAACCAAACCAGTCGAAGAAACTGTTTCATCTGTAAAAAATATTGCAAAAGTTAGTTCACAATCTTTCAAAGGTTCCTCTGTTGTAATGCTTGAGTTCAAATATGGAACCGATATGGACATTGCAGAAAACGATATCAGAAAAAATTTAGATTATATACGAGATTTTTTACCAACCGATGCAACCGAACCGGTTGTCTTTGTCTTCGATCCATCGATGATGCCGATAGGTTATTTCAGCATAAGTTCTCCGTATCTCGGGCCTGCAGAAATAAGAAGATTAGCCGAAGAAAAAATTGAACCATTGCTTGAAAGAGTTGACGGTGTGGCTTCAGTTCAAACTATGGGCGGTCAGCAAAGACAAATAAATGTTAGTATTAATCCCGTTTTACTAGCATCGTACGATTTATCTCCCAATGATGTTTTGTTAACAATTCAACAGGGGAGCGGTTTGCAGCCCGCCGGGACAATTCAAACTAAAGGCAAGAACTATAACTTGCGTGTGCTCAGTGAATATTTATCGTTAGATCAGATTAAGAAATCAATCATAACATATAAAAACGGTGTGCCGGTTTACATCAGTGATGTTGCAAATGTAGAAGATGGATACAAAGAAAATACAAATGAGGTCAGGGCAGATTACGGCGAAGGTGTTATGTTGTTCGTGATGAAACAATCAGATGCCAATACTGTTCTGACCAGCAGAAATATTAAAAAAGCTCTTCCCGATATTATTGCAGGTTTACCACAGGGTACAAAGTTGAGCCAAATGTGGGACCAGTCGGAATTCATTATGCAGTCCGTAAACAACTTGAAGAATTCCGCAATAATTGCATTCGTCTTATCGTTTGTTGTAATCTATTTCTTTTTAAGAAATATACGCGGAAGCATAATAATGGGAATCTCAATTCCTCTTTCTGTAATAGCAACTTTTGCAGTAATGTATGCGGCGAATATTACTTTGAATATAATCTCCATGGCCGGTCTTGCGCTTGCGATCGGTATGTTGGTTGATAACTCTATAGTTGTGCTCGAAAATATTTACCGTCATCAAGAGATGGAAAAAAATCTAATAGAATCTGCCGATGTCGGAACAACAGAAGTAGGAATGGCAATTACCGCATCAACATTAACGACCATATCCGTATTCGTACCGGTTTTATTCGTACCAAACATCACCGGACAGTTATTTAAAGATATGGTACTTACAATTTCGTACAGTTTGATTGTATCGTTAATTGTTGCGGTTACAATCGTGCCGATGATGGCAACAAGAATTCTAAAGCTCGAAACAAAAAAGAAAGAGAACCGCTTTACAAGGATTAAAGATAAAATGGGTGACTGGCTAATTAGATTTACGAATTGGTATAGCCGAATTTTGCACTGGTCAATCTATCATAGAAAAACAATTTTAATTTCTGTTACCGTTCTATTCATTCTATCATGCGGATTAGCGGCGTTGCTTGGCGGTGAGTTTCTGCCTAAATCCGATCAAGGAATAATAGATGTTATGATGGAATCACCTTCGGGTACTCCTATTGAACAAACAAGAATTTATGCGTATAAAATTGAAGATATTGTGAAGGAAGTAGTTAATAAAGAGGAAGTTGAATCTCTGTCAATATTTTATGGTGAAAGAGAAGGTATTGCGGCATTTGGTACAACCGCAAGCACTATCGAGCTTTTTCTAAAATTGACTCCAAAGGAAAAAAGAAAAACATCGCAATTTGAAATACAGGATAGATTGAGAAAAAAATTTGATCAGATGCCGGGCGTTACATATACATTTATGGAGAATGCAGCATTCACAACCGAAAAAGACATTGAAGTAAAAGTTCTTGGATTTGATGTAGCCGGCGCAAAAGTAATTGCGAATGAATTGAAATCCAAAATGGAAAAAGTGAAAGGGTTGGTTGACATTTCTTTGAACACAAAAGAAGAAACTCCGGAGTTGCAAGTTCATCTCAACAAGGATTTATTAAACCATTATAATTTATCCACACTTCAGGTCGCGGGGAATATTTCAACGGCTATTCAAGGAAAAGTCGCTTCTCAATTCCGTGAAAAGAGTGATGAGTATAACATATATGTTCAGTTTGCTAAAGAGTACAGAAACAAAAAAGAATCTCTGGAACAGATAGAGCTTGCAATACCAACGGGCGGCAGAATAAAATTAAAAGACGTAGCCGCCATTGTCGAGGAACAATCGAGTCCGACAATTTATAGAGAAAATCAAAATAGGTTTGTGTCAGTCGGATGCGGATTATCAGGCATCGATCTTTCCGCCGCTGTAATTGAAATAAAAAAAATTATAGCCGATACGCCGGTTCCCTCTGATTATCAGATCATACTCGGCGGAACCGCGGAAGATCAACAGGAAGCATTCTTTTATTTAGGATTAGCATTCATTGCCGCAGTATTATTGGTTTACATGATAATGGCTTCACAGTTCGAATCTTTTGTAGATCCGTTGATAATAATGTTCACGGTTCCTCTTTCAATAATCGGTGTATTCATCTTTCTTGCAATAACCGGAACCAAGTTGGGAGTAATGGCTCTTGTCGGAATAGTTATGCTTGTGGGAATTGCAGTAAATAATGGAATTGTTCTGGTTGATTATATTAATCAACAAAGACATAAAGGAATGGAATTATACGAAGCTGTTGAATTCAGCGGTAAGGCAAGAATGAGACCGGTATTAATGACGGCATTAACTACAATTCTCGGTATGGTTCCGCTTGCAATTGAAATGGGATCGGGTTCTGAAACTTGGTCTCCGCTTGCAAGAGCTGTAATCGGTGGATTAACTGCGACAACTGTACTTACGCTAGTAGTAATTCCAGTTCTATATATCGATTTTGAACATGCGGGCCAAAGAGTAAAAAATTATTTTAAGAATAGAAGAAATAAAAGACAGAGTTTGTTAGAAGCTTAG
- a CDS encoding TolC family protein gives MIRSKNASIIFLLLAFLWNSAEGQSGKKIIYLSWKNVVDISLKDNLGLKLKSLDYDAQDLETWKSLTYFLPTLSYQGIIQKNVELPVFIFMGQRFVVGTQYNFQHSLSLSLPLFTGGSRWFNHDIQSNIKKSLSEELKGKEEETVLNSMQAYYAIILSNEISKAAEDAVNVAKENLDQVEKFYNAGTARELDFQRAKAQYSSTLPMLESALSNKKLSAQRLKALLNIPLTDSLVVTDLLDKTEFLNEYSKISLEEFKKLSTENRNDIKALKYQQEATKSGEKIALGQFAPSVAIAASVDHAAQMDNAKVRWNDYIRSKSITLSFSWPLFEGGRRVLDFQIAKIKSEQMDLYVKQMQIGAELDIEQSYYSYTEAGKNLQSLKDALDQFEESLRISNVLYTQGMSNQLDVLNAELLYTKSRNDYLQGIYNYNVSQLTLLKSVGLLDKIWQ, from the coding sequence ATGATTAGAAGTAAGAATGCGTCGATTATCTTTTTGTTATTAGCATTTTTGTGGAATTCTGCCGAAGGACAAAGTGGGAAGAAGATTATTTATTTATCTTGGAAAAATGTTGTTGATATTTCACTGAAAGATAATCTTGGTCTCAAATTAAAATCTCTCGATTATGATGCACAAGATCTTGAAACATGGAAATCGCTAACCTATTTTTTACCAACCTTATCATACCAGGGAATTATCCAGAAGAATGTTGAGCTGCCTGTATTCATATTTATGGGTCAACGATTTGTTGTGGGAACGCAATACAATTTCCAGCATTCGTTAAGTCTTTCGCTCCCGCTGTTCACAGGCGGAAGCCGGTGGTTTAACCACGATATTCAAAGCAACATAAAAAAATCTTTGAGTGAAGAATTAAAGGGAAAAGAAGAAGAAACCGTTTTAAATTCGATGCAGGCATACTATGCCATTATTCTCTCGAATGAAATATCTAAAGCGGCTGAAGACGCGGTTAACGTAGCTAAAGAAAATCTGGATCAAGTTGAAAAATTTTACAATGCCGGAACTGCTAGAGAATTGGACTTCCAAAGAGCTAAAGCTCAATATTCGTCAACACTTCCAATGCTGGAATCGGCGCTTTCTAATAAAAAATTATCTGCGCAGAGACTTAAGGCTTTATTGAACATCCCATTAACTGATTCACTGGTAGTCACTGATTTACTTGATAAAACTGAATTTCTTAATGAGTATTCAAAAATTTCTCTTGAGGAATTCAAAAAACTTTCGACAGAAAATCGAAATGACATCAAAGCATTAAAGTATCAGCAGGAAGCAACCAAATCGGGTGAGAAAATTGCCCTTGGTCAATTTGCACCTTCTGTGGCTATTGCCGCAAGTGTTGATCATGCCGCTCAAATGGATAATGCAAAAGTCAGATGGAACGACTACATAAGATCCAAATCTATTACGCTTTCTTTTTCATGGCCGCTATTCGAAGGGGGAAGGCGAGTGCTAGATTTTCAAATTGCGAAAATAAAAAGCGAACAAATGGATCTATATGTAAAACAAATGCAGATCGGTGCTGAATTGGATATTGAACAAAGCTACTACAGTTATACAGAAGCGGGAAAAAATCTGCAAAGCCTAAAAGACGCACTGGACCAATTTGAAGAAAGTCTGCGTATCTCAAATGTGCTTTATACTCAAGGAATGAGTAATCAACTAGATGTTTTGAATGCAGAACTTCTTTATACAAAAAGTAGAAACGATTATTTACAGGGAATCTATAATTACAATGTTAGTCAATTGACTTTACTAAAGTCGGTTGGGCTATTAGATAAAATCTGGCAATAA